A part of Sebastes fasciatus isolate fSebFas1 chromosome 10, fSebFas1.pri, whole genome shotgun sequence genomic DNA contains:
- the aga gene encoding N(4)-(beta-N-acetylglucosaminyl)-L-asparaginase isoform X1: MFMQLRNNMYISLLISTLTVVFPLGHSSSLPLVINTWPFKNATAAAWSALQSGGSVLDAVEQGCARCETEQCDGSVGYGGSPDETGETTLDAMIMNGDTMEVGAVADLRRIKNAIGVARAVMEHTDHTLLVGESASVFAQNMGFVAEDLTTNNSVNIFSQWLKGNCQPNYRKNVFPDPSKSCGPYKPAATVRQNIRGQHANARSHDTIGMIVLDQDGHMAAGTSTNGLTHKVPGRVGDSPIVGAGAYADSSAGGAAATGDGDLMMRFLPSYLAVELMRAGADPSAACKTAISRIKRHYSEFFGAIICANTTGHYGAACNKNGGLTQFHYMVSNSESNSPVLKSVDCF; this comes from the exons ATGTTCATGCAGCTCAGGAACAACATGTATATATCGCTCCTGATTTCTACTTTAACTGTTGTGTTTCCACTCGGACATTCATCATCACTACCTCTGGTTATCAACACGTGGCCATTCAAGAATGCAACTGCTGCAG CATGGAGTGCCCTGCAGTCCGGTGGCTCAGTGTTGGATGCAGTGGAGCAGGGCTGTGCCCGCTGTGAAACGGAACAGTGTGATGGCAGTGTTGGCTATGGCGGGAGCCCAGATGAGACTGGAGAGACCACGCTGGATGCCATGATCATGAACGG GGATACAATGGAGGTGGGTGCAGTTGCTGACCTGAGAAGAATCAAGAATGCCATTGGAGTGGCGAGAGCTGTGATGGAGCACACTGACCACACACTGCTAGTGGGAGAGTCAG CTTCTGTGTTTGCTCAAAACATGGGCTTCGTCGCAGAAGACCTGACTACCAACAATTCTGTGAATATTTTCTCACAGTGGCTGAAGGGCAACTGCCAACCTAATTATCGaaag AATGTGTTTCCAGATCCTTCCAAGTCCTGCGGACCCTACAAGCCCGCGGCGACAGTGAGACAGAACATTAGGGGACAGCATGCTAATGCGCGCTCCCATGACACCATAG GGATGATTGTTCTCGATCAAGACGGTCATATGGCTGCTGGTACATCGACCAATGGACTAACTCACAAAGTTCCAGG TCGCGTTGGGGACTCTCCCATCGTTGGAGCGGGGGCATATGCGGATAGCTCAGCTGGTGGTGCTGCCGCTACCGGAGATGGAGACCTCATGATGCGCTTTCTGCCAAG TTACTTGGCCGTGGAGCTGATGAGGGCTGGGGCAGATCCCTCGGCAGCCTGCAAGACGGCCATCTCCAGAATCAAGAGGCATTACTCAGAGTTCTTTGGAGCCATCATCTGTGCTAACACAACAGGCCATTATG GTGCGGCCTGTAACAAAAACGGTGGCTTAACCCAGTTCCACTACATGGTGTCAAACTCGGAGTCAAACTCGCCTGTCCTGAAATCTGTGGACTGCTTTTAA
- the aga gene encoding N(4)-(beta-N-acetylglucosaminyl)-L-asparaginase isoform X2, with protein sequence MFMQLRNNMYISLLISTLTVVFPLGHSSSLPLVINTWPFKNATAAAWSALQSGGSVLDAVEQGCARCETEQCDGSVGYGGSPDETGETTLDAMIMNGDTMEVGAVADLRRIKNAIGVARAVMEHTDHTLLVGESASVFAQNMGFVAEDLTTNNSVNIFSQWLKGNCQPNYRKNVFPDPSKSCGPYKPAATVRQNIRGQHANARSHDTIGMIVLDQDGHMAAGTSTNGLTHKVPGRVGDSPIVGAGAYADSSAGGAAATGDGDLMMRFLPRFVCIRFIPAIIASTSPSSSWLVALTALVSSSHEYCV encoded by the exons ATGTTCATGCAGCTCAGGAACAACATGTATATATCGCTCCTGATTTCTACTTTAACTGTTGTGTTTCCACTCGGACATTCATCATCACTACCTCTGGTTATCAACACGTGGCCATTCAAGAATGCAACTGCTGCAG CATGGAGTGCCCTGCAGTCCGGTGGCTCAGTGTTGGATGCAGTGGAGCAGGGCTGTGCCCGCTGTGAAACGGAACAGTGTGATGGCAGTGTTGGCTATGGCGGGAGCCCAGATGAGACTGGAGAGACCACGCTGGATGCCATGATCATGAACGG GGATACAATGGAGGTGGGTGCAGTTGCTGACCTGAGAAGAATCAAGAATGCCATTGGAGTGGCGAGAGCTGTGATGGAGCACACTGACCACACACTGCTAGTGGGAGAGTCAG CTTCTGTGTTTGCTCAAAACATGGGCTTCGTCGCAGAAGACCTGACTACCAACAATTCTGTGAATATTTTCTCACAGTGGCTGAAGGGCAACTGCCAACCTAATTATCGaaag AATGTGTTTCCAGATCCTTCCAAGTCCTGCGGACCCTACAAGCCCGCGGCGACAGTGAGACAGAACATTAGGGGACAGCATGCTAATGCGCGCTCCCATGACACCATAG GGATGATTGTTCTCGATCAAGACGGTCATATGGCTGCTGGTACATCGACCAATGGACTAACTCACAAAGTTCCAGG TCGCGTTGGGGACTCTCCCATCGTTGGAGCGGGGGCATATGCGGATAGCTCAGCTGGTGGTGCTGCCGCTACCGGAGATGGAGACCTCATGATGCGCTTTCTGCCAAG ATTTGTTTGCATCAGATTTATCCCCGCCATAATCGCAAGCACATCCCCATCATCATCCTGGTTGGTGGCCCTGACAGCACTTGTTAGCTCGTCTCATGAGTACTGCGTGTAA